Sequence from the Chloroflexota bacterium genome:
AAATACAAGAAACAAGAAGACTACTGGACTGCAGCACTCGTTCATCTTCTTGAAAACCTATGGGGTAAACGTGACGGCACGAAGAGTCGTAAAGTTTGCTCCGAATTATTAAGCTGTATCTGTGGTGAACCATTCGATACCAGTGAAAAAGTTACGTTCGAAACTCAGAGATTTTATAAGAGTGAGGAAGCGGATGCTGGGAGCAGATTGGATTTAGAAATAACCACTAGAACCAAACGGATATGGATAGAAGTTAAAGATCGATCCAGTCTCCGCCCAGGGCAAATAGATAAATATTTATCTGAACTTACTGACTCTAAATATCCTGAGAAAGTGAAGAAACTAGTATTACTGCGACTCTTGTATGGCGATTGGAAAGAGGCCAAGAAAGCTCATAGCAGGGCTTACTGGTTTGAGATTTACGATTGGCTGGAAAAGCTGAAGAAACAAGCAGGACTAGATGATAACACCATTCAAGGGAATATGGTGAAACAGTTTTTGGGATTTTTGGAATTAAAGGGGGTCAGAATAATGAGCAAGCTCGATAAAGAAGCTTTCGAAAATGGATTAAGCCAGATTATAAGCCTTATAGCTATGCTCAAACAAGTAGTGCAGGAAATGCAATTTAGGGTTTTAGATAACAAGTCGAGTGAATATGGTAGCGACTGGTTTATGGGATTCTGTTTTGAGTTGAACCTCAAAGATAATCAGGGCGATAGAGACTTTATAGGATACCGTTTGAGACAAGGTAAATATAATGTAGGTATCGACCCAAATGATTCGGAAAATTTGTATATGGGCATGAGAATTAAAGATATAATTCTAAAGGACGAGAGGATTATTCAGGAGAAATTAGAGGATGGTGATTTGTATAAAGACGACGGATGGATATGGTGCCATAGCTCACTCACTAATGTCTTGAACAAACCAACAAAGGATAAGCAAATAGAACAACTGGGTATTCTTTTCAAGAGGATGTTTAAGCGATTAATGGAAGTTCAAAGAC
This genomic interval carries:
- a CDS encoding PD-(D/E)XK nuclease family protein, which encodes MPHNIFEILSKYKKQEDYWTAALVHLLENLWGKRDGTKSRKVCSELLSCICGEPFDTSEKVTFETQRFYKSEEADAGSRLDLEITTRTKRIWIEVKDRSSLRPGQIDKYLSELTDSKYPEKVKKLVLLRLLYGDWKEAKKAHSRAYWFEIYDWLEKLKKQAGLDDNTIQGNMVKQFLGFLELKGVRIMSKLDKEAFENGLSQIISLIAMLKQVVQEMQFRVLDNKSSEYGSDWFMGFCFELNLKDNQGDRDFIGYRLRQGKYNVGIDPNDSENLYMGMRIKDIILKDERIIQEKLEDGDLYKDDGWIWCHSSLTNVLNKPTKDKQIEQLGILFKRMFKRLMEVQRLRPGKP